From Streptomyces qinzhouensis, one genomic window encodes:
- a CDS encoding ATP-binding protein → MVRQKTSTGSPRSAASFVWLVPVVVTAAAGATAAALVSASARSAAIWIGASAVAAVAAAAWAAVRRTREVHRLTALLAEREAVITRNEEAAERLVRELLPELLARVQRGEFPEDLLPGIDLPPEYLSVLTAVVEAVSAEEDLRESAQRAFVNIARRVQAIIHQQALELREMEDRHGNDPAVFGDLLRIDHATALVGRLADSIAVLGGARPGRQWSRAVPLYSVLRGAMSRILDYQRVDLHSVSEVAVVGPAVEPLIHAIAELLDNATRYSPPQTRVHLTAVDVNSGIAVEIEDGGVSMSEEARLRAERMLKAAREGIDLNDLGETPRLGLAVVGRLSQAYGFQVSLRSSAYGGVRAVLIVPKKMITSAKAATGLAHGIGIASGPRPHPATAGARAPIPAPDTGSAAQARAGRNGGPPRGITGPTAAPPARPLPASAHDDAVPVVTERTPNGLPQRRRKAPAYDLAVPAPAPAPVPAPREPRRHEQPQQPETPEEAPPVQPGIWLEAFQSGLAGEDPQTSKGSTQP, encoded by the coding sequence ATGGTCCGACAGAAAACGTCGACCGGAAGTCCGCGGAGTGCAGCCTCGTTTGTCTGGCTCGTGCCCGTTGTCGTCACCGCCGCGGCCGGCGCCACCGCCGCGGCCCTGGTGTCCGCGTCCGCCCGTTCCGCCGCGATCTGGATCGGCGCGTCCGCGGTCGCCGCCGTCGCGGCCGCCGCCTGGGCCGCCGTACGCCGCACCCGGGAGGTGCACCGGCTGACCGCGCTGCTCGCAGAGCGGGAGGCGGTGATCACCCGCAACGAGGAGGCCGCCGAGCGGCTCGTCCGCGAACTGCTGCCCGAGCTCCTGGCCCGGGTCCAGAGGGGCGAGTTCCCCGAGGATCTGCTGCCCGGCATCGACCTCCCGCCGGAGTATCTGTCCGTCCTCACCGCCGTCGTCGAAGCCGTCAGCGCCGAGGAGGACCTGCGCGAATCCGCCCAGCGCGCCTTCGTCAACATCGCCCGCCGGGTCCAGGCGATCATCCATCAGCAGGCCCTGGAGCTGCGCGAGATGGAAGACCGGCACGGCAATGACCCCGCGGTCTTCGGCGATCTGCTCCGGATCGACCACGCCACCGCGCTGGTCGGCCGGCTCGCCGACTCCATCGCCGTCCTCGGCGGCGCCCGCCCGGGCCGCCAGTGGAGCCGGGCCGTACCGCTCTACAGCGTGCTGCGCGGGGCGATGTCGCGGATCCTCGACTACCAGCGCGTCGATCTGCACTCGGTCTCCGAGGTCGCCGTCGTCGGACCGGCCGTCGAACCCCTCATCCACGCGATCGCCGAACTCCTCGACAACGCCACCCGCTACTCGCCGCCGCAGACCCGGGTCCACCTCACCGCCGTGGACGTCAATTCTGGTATCGCCGTCGAGATCGAGGACGGCGGAGTCTCGATGAGCGAGGAGGCCCGGCTGCGCGCCGAGCGGATGCTCAAGGCCGCGCGGGAGGGCATCGACCTCAACGACCTCGGCGAGACCCCGCGCCTGGGCCTCGCGGTCGTCGGCCGTCTCTCCCAGGCGTACGGCTTCCAGGTGTCGCTGCGCTCCTCCGCGTACGGCGGTGTGCGTGCCGTACTCATCGTGCCCAAGAAAATGATCACGAGCGCCAAGGCGGCGACGGGGCTGGCCCACGGCATCGGCATCGCCTCCGGTCCACGGCCCCACCCGGCCACGGCCGGCGCCCGGGCACCGATTCCGGCCCCGGATACGGGCTCGGCTGCCCAGGCCCGGGCCGGCCGGAACGGCGGGCCGCCCCGCGGGATCACCGGCCCCACCGCCGCGCCCCCCGCCCGGCCGCTCCCCGCCTCCGCCCACGACGACGCAGTGCCGGTGGTGACCGAACGCACGCCGAACGGCCTGCCGCAGCGCCGTCGCAAGGCCCCCGCCTACGATCTCGCCGTCCCAGCTCCGGCCCCGGCCCCGGTCCCGGCGCCGCGCGAGCCCCGGCGGCACGAACAGCCCCAGCAGCCCGAAACCCCGGAGGAGGCGCCCCCCGTCCAGCCGGGTATCTGGCTCGAGGCGTTCCAGAGCGGCCTCGCCGGCGAAGACCCTCAGACGAGCAAGGGGAGTACGCAGCCATGA
- a CDS encoding MFS transporter, with the protein MTTDLSQGAPPRPPRTHHDRAAVLAVAAATFTVVTSEMLPVGLLSPMSGDLGVSEGTAGLAVTLPGVVAAVGAPLLPAVAGRADRRSVLTGLLLLLALANAVAAFAPGFGVLLAARIAVGLAIGGVWAIAAGLAHRLVPPPAAGRATAVVFSGIALASVLGIPAGALIGDLTRWEWGFAAVAALALAVAGALRLLLPPLPPERAVHPRETAALTRTPAVRTGLVVVALLVTGHFTAYTYVRPVLEGVDGVPAGAIGALLLLYGVAGVAGNFLGGTAAARSPRRALLMVSAALAAVVPPLCLTGASPVLSMGLLVLWGLAYGGVSVSAQHWMLAAAPRAREAVSGLCAGVFNASIALGAAGGGAAVDRWSTTVPLLLAGALALLAAVTLAGSRHAPAAVLP; encoded by the coding sequence ATGACCACCGACCTGTCCCAGGGGGCGCCTCCGAGACCGCCCCGCACCCACCACGACCGGGCCGCCGTGCTCGCCGTCGCCGCCGCCACCTTCACCGTCGTCACCAGCGAGATGCTGCCCGTCGGACTGCTCAGCCCGATGAGCGGCGACCTCGGCGTCTCGGAGGGCACCGCGGGCCTCGCGGTCACCCTCCCCGGCGTCGTCGCCGCCGTCGGCGCGCCCCTGTTACCCGCCGTCGCCGGGCGCGCCGACCGGCGGTCCGTCCTGACCGGACTGCTCCTGCTGCTCGCCCTCGCCAACGCGGTCGCCGCGTTCGCGCCCGGCTTCGGCGTGCTGCTCGCGGCCCGGATCGCCGTCGGGCTGGCCATCGGCGGCGTCTGGGCGATCGCCGCCGGACTCGCCCACCGGCTGGTGCCTCCGCCCGCCGCCGGACGCGCCACCGCCGTCGTCTTCAGCGGTATCGCCCTCGCGTCCGTTCTCGGGATTCCCGCGGGCGCCCTCATCGGCGACCTCACCCGCTGGGAGTGGGGCTTCGCGGCGGTCGCCGCGCTGGCCCTCGCCGTGGCCGGGGCGCTGCGCCTGCTGCTGCCTCCGCTGCCCCCGGAACGGGCCGTACACCCACGGGAGACGGCCGCGCTGACCCGTACCCCCGCCGTCCGTACCGGACTCGTCGTCGTCGCGCTTCTGGTGACCGGGCACTTCACCGCCTACACCTATGTCAGGCCGGTCCTCGAAGGCGTCGACGGAGTGCCCGCCGGGGCGATCGGCGCACTGCTGCTGCTCTACGGGGTCGCGGGGGTCGCGGGGAACTTCCTCGGCGGCACCGCGGCCGCCCGCTCACCGCGCCGCGCCCTGCTCATGGTCTCCGCCGCCCTCGCGGCCGTCGTACCGCCGCTCTGTCTCACCGGGGCGAGCCCGGTGCTCTCCATGGGGCTGCTGGTGCTGTGGGGATTGGCGTACGGAGGAGTCTCCGTCTCCGCGCAGCACTGGATGCTCGCGGCGGCGCCCCGGGCGAGGGAGGCGGTGTCCGGTCTCTGCGCGGGCGTCTTCAACGCGTCGATCGCGCTGGGCGCGGCGGGCGGCGGCGCGGCGGTGGACCGGTGGTCCACCACGGTGCCGCTGCTGCTCGCGGGCGCGCTGGCGCTGCTGGCCGCGGTCACCCTGGCGGGCTCGCGCCATGCCCCGGCGGCCGTGCTTCCCTGA
- a CDS encoding GTP-binding protein: MDYSSSDDIADGGRPGTTSGSGTAVDRPTGPRTEDVLPDTTTAAVKIVIAGGFGVGKTTLVGAVSEIRPLTTEETMTQAGVGVDDIEGVERKTSTTVAMDFGRISINAELVLYLFGTPGQERFWFLWRGLFEGALGAVVLVDTRRLEVSFDVIGRLEERRVPFVVAVNSFSDAPAHPVEEIRAALDLPEGVPIVDCDARLRRSGRDVLMTLMRYLQRLALATEASAQAQASAS; encoded by the coding sequence ATGGACTACAGCAGCTCTGACGACATCGCCGACGGCGGCCGCCCGGGCACCACGAGCGGAAGCGGTACGGCGGTGGACCGGCCGACCGGACCACGTACCGAGGACGTCCTCCCCGACACCACGACCGCCGCCGTGAAGATCGTCATCGCTGGTGGCTTCGGAGTCGGAAAGACGACCCTGGTCGGCGCGGTCAGCGAGATCCGGCCGCTGACCACCGAGGAGACCATGACCCAGGCCGGGGTCGGCGTGGACGACATCGAGGGAGTGGAGCGGAAGACGTCCACCACGGTGGCGATGGACTTCGGACGGATCAGCATCAACGCCGAACTGGTCCTGTATCTGTTCGGAACCCCCGGCCAGGAACGTTTCTGGTTCCTGTGGCGGGGGCTCTTCGAAGGGGCGCTGGGCGCGGTGGTCCTGGTGGACACCCGGCGGCTGGAGGTCAGCTTCGACGTGATCGGCCGGCTGGAAGAGCGCCGGGTGCCGTTCGTGGTGGCCGTCAACTCCTTCTCCGACGCTCCGGCCCACCCGGTCGAGGAGATCCGGGCCGCCCTCGACCTCCCCGAGGGCGTCCCGATCGTCGACTGCGACGCCCGCCTCCGCCGCTCCGGCCGCGATGTCCTGATGACGCTGATGCGCTACCTCCAGCGGCTGGCACTGGCGACGGAGGCGTCGGCGCAGGCGCAGGCATCGGCGTCCTAG
- the pepN gene encoding aminopeptidase N — MPGTNLTREEAQQRARLLTTHAYEIDLDLSGAQEGGIYRSVTTVRFDCAEANAHSFIDLVAPAVHEVILNGKRLDVAAVFRDARIELNHLHEGANELTVVADCSYTNTGEGLHRFVDPVDQQAYLYTQFEVPDARRVFANFEQPDLKATFQFTVKAPEGWTVISNSPTPEPADNVWRFEPTPRMSTYITALIAGPYHAVHSSYEKDGQSVPLGIYCRPSLAEFLDSDAIFEVTRQGFDWFQEKFDYAYPFAKYDQLFVPEFNAGAMENAGAVTIRDQYVFRSKVTDAAYEVRAETILHELAHMWFGDLVTMEWWNDLWLNESFATYTSIACQAAAPGSRWPHSWTTFANSMKTWAYRQDQLPSTHPIMAEIRDLDDVLVNFDGITYAKGASVLKQLVAYVGEDAFFTGVQAYFKTHAFGNTRLSDLLGALEKTSGRDLRTWSQQWLETAGINVLRPELEVSADGVITSFAVRQEAPALPAGAKGEPVLRPHRIAIGFYDLGDAGKLVRRERIELDVDGALTPVPLPEGTVRPAVILLNDDDLSYAKVRLDEASLKVVTAHLGDFAESLPRALCWASAWDMTRDGELPTRDYVALVLSGIAKETDIGVVQSLHRQVKLAIDLYAAPASREALLGTWAGEALTRLRAAEPGSDHQLAWARAFAAAARTDGQLELLGGLLDGNASVEGLVVDTELRWAFVERLAATGRVDEAGIETEYERDRTAAGERHAATARAARPTAGAKAEAWASVVERDDLPNAMQEAVIGGFVQTDQRELLAPYTEKFFAKVKDVWESRSHEMAQQVAIGLYPSLQVSRATLDATDAWLARAEPNAALRRLISESRSGVERALRAQAADEAAGARG; from the coding sequence GTGCCTGGCACCAATCTGACCCGCGAGGAGGCGCAGCAGCGGGCTCGCCTGCTCACGACCCACGCGTACGAGATCGACCTCGACCTGAGCGGCGCCCAGGAGGGCGGCATCTACCGGTCCGTGACGACCGTGCGCTTCGACTGTGCCGAGGCGAACGCGCACTCGTTCATCGACCTGGTGGCCCCGGCGGTGCACGAGGTGATCCTGAACGGGAAGCGGCTCGATGTCGCGGCCGTGTTCCGGGACGCGCGGATCGAGCTGAACCACCTCCACGAGGGCGCGAACGAGCTGACGGTCGTCGCGGACTGCTCGTACACGAACACCGGTGAGGGCCTGCACCGCTTTGTGGACCCGGTGGACCAGCAGGCGTATCTGTACACCCAGTTCGAGGTGCCGGACGCCCGCCGGGTTTTCGCCAACTTCGAGCAGCCGGATCTGAAGGCGACGTTCCAGTTCACCGTGAAGGCCCCGGAGGGCTGGACCGTGATCTCGAACTCCCCGACGCCGGAGCCCGCCGACAACGTCTGGCGGTTCGAGCCCACCCCGCGGATGTCGACTTACATCACGGCCCTGATCGCCGGCCCGTACCACGCGGTGCACAGCAGTTACGAGAAGGACGGGCAGTCGGTGCCGCTGGGCATCTACTGCCGTCCGTCGCTGGCGGAGTTCCTGGACTCGGACGCGATCTTCGAGGTCACCCGGCAGGGCTTCGACTGGTTCCAGGAGAAGTTCGACTACGCGTACCCCTTCGCCAAGTACGACCAGCTCTTCGTGCCGGAGTTCAACGCGGGCGCGATGGAGAACGCGGGCGCGGTGACCATCCGCGACCAGTACGTCTTCCGGTCGAAGGTGACGGACGCGGCCTACGAGGTCCGTGCCGAGACGATTCTGCACGAGCTGGCCCATATGTGGTTCGGCGATCTGGTCACCATGGAGTGGTGGAACGACCTCTGGCTGAACGAGTCGTTCGCCACCTACACCTCCATCGCCTGCCAGGCCGCCGCGCCCGGCTCGCGCTGGCCGCATTCGTGGACCACGTTCGCGAACTCCATGAAGACCTGGGCGTACCGGCAGGACCAGCTGCCGTCGACGCACCCGATCATGGCGGAGATCCGGGACCTGGACGATGTCCTGGTCAACTTTGACGGGATCACCTACGCCAAGGGCGCCTCCGTACTGAAGCAGTTGGTGGCGTACGTCGGCGAGGACGCGTTCTTCACCGGGGTGCAGGCCTACTTCAAGACGCACGCCTTCGGGAACACCCGGCTGAGCGATCTGCTGGGCGCGCTGGAGAAGACGTCCGGGCGCGATCTGCGGACCTGGTCGCAGCAGTGGCTGGAGACGGCCGGCATCAACGTCCTCCGCCCGGAGCTGGAAGTCTCCGCCGACGGTGTGATCACCTCCTTCGCCGTCCGGCAGGAGGCCCCCGCGCTGCCCGCCGGGGCGAAGGGCGAGCCGGTGCTGCGGCCGCACCGGATCGCGATCGGTTTCTACGACCTCGGCGACGCGGGCAAGCTGGTCCGCCGCGAGCGCATCGAGCTGGACGTGGACGGCGCGCTGACCCCTGTACCGCTGCCTGAGGGCACGGTGCGGCCCGCGGTGATCCTGCTCAACGACGACGACCTGTCCTATGCCAAGGTCCGGCTGGACGAGGCTTCGCTGAAGGTCGTCACGGCGCATCTGGGCGACTTCGCCGAATCACTGCCGCGCGCCCTGTGCTGGGCTTCGGCCTGGGACATGACCCGGGACGGCGAGCTGCCGACCCGGGACTATGTCGCGCTGGTGCTCTCCGGCATCGCCAAGGAGACCGATATCGGTGTGGTGCAGTCGCTGCACCGCCAGGTGAAGCTGGCGATCGACCTGTACGCGGCGCCCGCCTCGCGCGAGGCGCTGCTGGGGACCTGGGCCGGGGAGGCGCTGACCCGGCTGCGGGCCGCGGAGCCGGGCAGTGACCACCAGCTGGCGTGGGCCCGCGCGTTCGCGGCGGCGGCCCGTACGGACGGCCAGCTCGAACTGCTGGGCGGACTGCTGGACGGCAATGCCTCCGTCGAGGGCCTGGTGGTCGACACCGAGCTGCGGTGGGCGTTCGTGGAGCGGCTGGCCGCGACGGGCCGGGTCGACGAGGCCGGCATCGAGACCGAGTACGAGCGGGACCGTACGGCGGCGGGCGAGCGGCATGCGGCGACCGCCCGCGCGGCCCGTCCGACGGCCGGGGCGAAGGCCGAGGCGTGGGCGTCGGTCGTGGAGCGCGACGATCTGCCGAACGCGATGCAGGAGGCGGTGATCGGGGGCTTCGTCCAGACCGATCAGCGCGAGCTGCTGGCGCCGTACACGGAGAAGTTCTTCGCGAAGGTCAAGGACGTGTGGGAGTCCCGCAGCCACGAGATGGCCCAGCAGGTCGCGATCGGTCTCTACCCGTCGCTCCAGGTCTCGCGGGCGACGCTCGACGCGACGGACGCCTGGCTGGCGCGGGCCGAGCCGAACGCGGCGCTGCGGCGGCTGATCTCGGAGTCCCGCTCGGGTGTGGAGCGGGCGCTGCGGGCGCAGGCGGCCGACGAGGCGGCGGGCGCGCGCGGCTGA
- a CDS encoding roadblock/LC7 domain-containing protein — translation MMQQQYRTNMDWMLKDLAEGVPQTRNVVVLSADGLRIAQHGSDPDTADRLAAACAGLQSLAGAVASELPGSDGRMHLVVIEMNGGFFYLMAAGAGAFLAVLADEGVDAGLMGQRMRDLVLRIGEHLSAPPRQGRQSA, via the coding sequence ATGATGCAGCAGCAGTACCGGACCAACATGGACTGGATGCTCAAGGACCTGGCGGAGGGCGTACCGCAGACCAGGAACGTCGTCGTGCTCTCGGCCGACGGGCTGCGCATCGCCCAGCACGGTTCCGACCCCGACACGGCCGACCGGCTGGCCGCCGCCTGCGCCGGGCTCCAGAGCCTGGCGGGCGCGGTCGCCTCCGAACTCCCGGGCAGCGACGGCCGGATGCATCTCGTCGTGATCGAGATGAACGGCGGCTTCTTCTATCTGATGGCCGCCGGCGCGGGCGCCTTCCTCGCCGTCCTGGCCGACGAGGGCGTCGACGCCGGGCTGATGGGCCAGCGGATGCGGGACCTGGTACTGCGCATCGGCGAGCACCTGAGCGCACCGCCGCGACAGGGGCGGCAGTCCGCGTGA
- a CDS encoding DUF742 domain-containing protein has product MSRPGDWEGGSPERLYVITGGRNGSQVPATLDLVTLIVATSGPRHGMPPEQAAIVRLCRSPLSVAEISAYLSFPVSVVTVLLGDLLADEQIAARAPVQRAPLPDRALIEAVIDGLQQL; this is encoded by the coding sequence GTGAGCCGACCGGGAGACTGGGAGGGCGGCAGTCCGGAACGGCTCTACGTCATCACCGGCGGTCGCAACGGCTCACAGGTCCCGGCCACGCTCGACCTGGTCACCCTGATCGTGGCCACCTCGGGCCCCCGGCACGGGATGCCGCCGGAGCAGGCCGCCATCGTCCGGCTGTGCAGATCGCCGCTCTCGGTGGCGGAGATCTCCGCCTATCTGAGCTTTCCGGTGAGCGTGGTGACCGTTCTCCTCGGTGATCTGCTCGCCGACGAACAGATCGCCGCCCGGGCACCGGTCCAGCGTGCGCCCCTCCCCGACCGCGCTTTGATTGAGGCAGTGATCGATGGACTACAGCAGCTCTGA
- a CDS encoding DUF1203 domain-containing protein: MTTTDTPGTTAAASFRYEPLPIEPAVLAGLRTTDDAGRPSRPFTDDEGGAPLRCCLRRSSPGESIALVSYAPLRRWAAATGAEPGAYDEQGPVFIHAVECGGPSAASTGAGYPFVHPDAPRVLRRYDDRGRIKGGRLLEPADAPDAGFEAALDEAFGDPAVALVHVRAVEYGCFLFELRR, translated from the coding sequence ATGACGACGACAGACACCCCCGGCACCACGGCCGCGGCGAGCTTCCGGTACGAGCCGCTGCCCATCGAACCCGCCGTCCTCGCCGGGCTCCGCACCACCGACGACGCCGGCCGGCCGAGCCGGCCCTTCACCGACGACGAGGGCGGCGCCCCGCTCCGGTGCTGTCTGCGCCGGAGCAGCCCCGGCGAGTCCATCGCCCTCGTGTCGTACGCCCCGCTGCGCCGCTGGGCCGCCGCCACCGGCGCCGAACCGGGCGCGTACGACGAACAGGGCCCGGTCTTCATCCACGCCGTGGAGTGCGGCGGCCCGTCCGCCGCAAGCACGGGCGCGGGCTATCCGTTCGTCCACCCGGACGCCCCGCGGGTGCTGCGCCGCTACGACGACCGGGGCCGGATCAAGGGCGGCAGGCTGCTGGAGCCCGCCGACGCGCCGGACGCCGGCTTCGAAGCGGCCCTGGACGAGGCGTTCGGGGACCCGGCGGTCGCCCTGGTCCATGTCAGGGCGGTGGAGTACGGCTGCTTCCTCTTCGAACTGCGCCGCTGA